The Chryseobacterium sp. G0186 genome includes the window AATCCATGAGGATTACCATAAGCCAACGGATGATCCGGAAAAGATTGACTATAAGCTTTTGGAAAAAAGAACTCAGCTTATCTTTACAACGGCCTGGGATATTGCCAATAGAGAAGAAAGAATTGTGGTAGACAGAAAGTAACAATAATTTAAAATAATTGAAAGCACAAAGACGCCAAGTAATATCAAAGCTCTTTGTGCTTTTTAGTAAAAACAAAAGCCATTAATGAATATAACGATTCGAGAAGCCAGACCGGAAGACATTTCTCAGATTCAGATCGTAAGAAACTCAGTTAAGGAAAATACATTATCAGATCCAAGCTTGGTTACAGACAGAGATTGTGAAGAATTTCTGTTTGAAAGAGGTAAGGGTTGGGTGTGCGAAGCAGATCAGATTTTAGTTGGCTTTTCAATAGTAGATCTGAAAGAAAATAATATTTGGGCGCTATTCCTGCAT containing:
- a CDS encoding GNAT family N-acetyltransferase codes for the protein MNITIREARPEDISQIQIVRNSVKENTLSDPSLVTDRDCEEFLFERGKGWVCEADQILVGFSIVDLKENNIWALFLHPDFENKGIGSKLHDIMLDWYFEQKKDNVWLGTSPGTRAETFYRKSGWREVGNHGKGEIKFEMTYNNWKNKK